The Urbifossiella limnaea genome has a window encoding:
- the ahcY gene encoding adenosylhomocysteinase: protein MSTATAKPAATFSDYHVADISLAGWGRREIAIAETEMPGLMAIREEYASRQPLKGARITGSLHMTIQTAVLIETLQALGAEVRWASCNIFSTQDHAAAAIAAAGIPVFAYKGETLAEYWDYTHRIFEWADGGFSNMILDDGGDATLLLHLGARAEKDIHVLDKPGSEEERVLFAAIKKRVAAQPGWYSERLAAVKGVTEETTTGVHRLYQMHKRGELKFPAINVNDSVTKSKFDNLYGCRESLVDGIKRATDVMIAGKVAVVAGYGDVGKGSAQALRALSAQVWVTEIDPICALQAAMEGYRVVTMEFAADKADIFVTTTGNFRVITHDHMKAMKNNAIVCNIGHFDNEIDVSSLEDYRWEEIKPQVDHVIFPDGKRIILLAKGRLVNLGCGTGHPSYVMSSSFANQTLAQIELWQHNAKYPVGVYVLPKKLDEHVARLQLKTLNVQLTELTPEQAAYIHVPLEGPYKTDHYRY from the coding sequence GTGAGCACCGCCACCGCCAAGCCCGCCGCCACCTTCAGCGACTACCACGTCGCCGACATCTCGCTCGCCGGCTGGGGCCGCCGCGAGATCGCCATCGCCGAGACCGAGATGCCCGGCCTCATGGCCATCCGCGAGGAGTACGCCTCGCGGCAGCCGCTCAAGGGCGCCCGCATCACCGGCTCACTCCACATGACCATCCAGACGGCCGTCCTCATCGAGACGCTGCAGGCGCTCGGGGCCGAGGTCCGCTGGGCGTCGTGCAACATCTTCAGCACCCAGGACCACGCCGCCGCCGCCATAGCCGCCGCCGGCATCCCGGTCTTCGCCTACAAGGGCGAGACCCTCGCCGAGTACTGGGACTACACCCACCGCATCTTCGAGTGGGCCGACGGCGGCTTCTCGAACATGATCCTCGACGACGGCGGCGACGCCACCCTGCTGCTCCACCTCGGCGCCCGCGCCGAGAAGGACATCCACGTCCTCGACAAGCCGGGCAGCGAGGAGGAGCGCGTCCTGTTCGCCGCCATCAAGAAGCGGGTCGCCGCGCAGCCGGGCTGGTACTCGGAGCGGCTCGCGGCCGTGAAGGGCGTCACCGAGGAGACGACGACCGGCGTCCACCGCCTGTACCAGATGCACAAGCGGGGCGAGCTGAAGTTCCCGGCCATCAACGTGAACGACAGCGTCACCAAGAGCAAGTTCGACAACCTGTACGGCTGCCGCGAGTCGCTGGTGGACGGCATCAAGCGCGCCACCGACGTGATGATCGCCGGCAAGGTGGCGGTCGTGGCCGGGTACGGCGACGTGGGCAAGGGCTCGGCCCAGGCGCTGCGGGCGCTCTCCGCCCAGGTGTGGGTGACCGAGATCGACCCGATCTGCGCCCTGCAGGCGGCGATGGAGGGCTACCGCGTCGTGACGATGGAGTTCGCCGCGGACAAGGCCGACATCTTCGTGACGACGACGGGCAACTTCCGGGTCATCACGCACGACCACATGAAGGCGATGAAGAACAACGCCATCGTGTGCAACATCGGCCACTTCGACAACGAGATCGACGTGTCGTCGCTGGAAGACTACCGGTGGGAGGAGATCAAGCCGCAGGTCGATCACGTGATCTTCCCGGACGGCAAGCGGATCATCCTGCTGGCGAAGGGCCGGCTGGTGAACCTCGGCTGCGGCACCGGCCACCCGTCGTACGTGATGAGCTCGTCGTTCGCCAACCAGACGCTCGCCCAGATCGAGCTGTGGCAGCACAACGCCAAGTACCCGGTGGGCGTGTACGTGCTGCCGAAGAAGCTGGACGAGCACGTGGCCCGGCTGCAGCTGAAGACGCTGAACGTGCAGCTGACGGAGCTGACGCCGGAGCAGGCGGCGTACATCCACGTGCCGCTGGAAGGCCCGTACAAGACGGACCACTACCGGTATTGA
- a CDS encoding ComEC/Rec2 family competence protein translates to MSRTPPVDAVAVRMYRHGFGDCFLLRFFAADKPVFAVLVDCGIKLNTKSKTVPIEAVVDDLRKTLAPAGGGRPRIDVLVATHEHWDHVAYFHPTKSPVSFADFDIGRVWLAWTEDPDDDEAKAINARLRDGAAALQVAAGKLGPAAAEDAARLQGLALRGRALAARKQFVADVANVLGFYGLAAAKPGPKDKAKPKKPGKATSESGIRYKPDGKISVDTEEAMTNVVALGAKGGVTYHEPGTTVDPRELPAGVNVYVLGPPRSSRINKSDPSEKNPETYLAINHTGLTGFVNGLLEMGRKGGTPAPDRRGPFAPGVGVTADEAEAHPYLKRYFDPKVAYRRVDNCWLDAVGPFALQLDGAVNNTSLVLAFEIEATGSVLLFPGDAQVGSWLAWHDMTWTVRRDGRTETVTAEQLLNNTVLYKVSHHGSHNATLRAKGLELMTHPELVALIPEKEKSYSGILYQPLVDRLREQCKGRVVVSADKDYPPEAIETSRPPELSKAEWEAFKKNLTVGKLWVEYTVR, encoded by the coding sequence ATGAGCCGCACCCCGCCCGTGGACGCCGTGGCCGTGCGCATGTACCGGCACGGGTTCGGCGACTGCTTCCTGCTGCGGTTCTTCGCCGCCGACAAGCCGGTGTTCGCCGTCCTCGTGGACTGCGGCATCAAGCTGAACACCAAGTCGAAGACCGTGCCGATCGAGGCCGTGGTGGACGACCTGCGGAAGACGCTCGCCCCGGCCGGCGGCGGCCGGCCGCGGATCGACGTGCTGGTGGCCACGCACGAGCACTGGGACCACGTCGCCTACTTCCACCCGACCAAGAGCCCGGTCTCGTTCGCCGACTTCGACATCGGCCGGGTCTGGCTGGCGTGGACCGAGGACCCGGACGACGACGAGGCGAAGGCGATCAACGCGCGGCTGCGGGACGGGGCGGCGGCGCTGCAGGTGGCGGCCGGGAAGCTCGGCCCGGCGGCGGCCGAGGACGCCGCCCGCCTCCAGGGGCTGGCCCTCCGCGGCCGGGCGCTCGCCGCGCGGAAGCAGTTCGTGGCCGACGTGGCGAACGTGCTCGGCTTCTACGGCCTGGCCGCCGCGAAGCCCGGGCCGAAGGACAAGGCGAAGCCGAAGAAGCCGGGCAAGGCCACGAGCGAGAGCGGCATCCGGTACAAGCCGGACGGCAAGATCAGCGTGGACACCGAGGAGGCGATGACCAACGTCGTCGCCCTCGGCGCGAAGGGCGGCGTGACGTACCACGAGCCGGGGACGACGGTGGACCCGCGCGAGCTGCCGGCCGGCGTGAACGTGTACGTGCTGGGGCCGCCGCGGTCGTCGAGGATTAACAAGTCCGACCCGTCGGAGAAGAACCCCGAGACGTACCTGGCCATCAACCACACCGGCCTGACCGGGTTCGTGAACGGCCTGCTGGAGATGGGCCGCAAGGGCGGCACGCCGGCGCCGGACCGGCGCGGGCCGTTCGCCCCGGGCGTGGGCGTCACCGCCGACGAGGCCGAGGCGCACCCGTACTTGAAGCGCTACTTCGACCCGAAGGTCGCGTACCGGCGGGTGGACAACTGCTGGCTCGACGCCGTCGGCCCGTTCGCGCTGCAGCTGGACGGCGCGGTGAACAACACCAGCCTGGTGCTGGCGTTCGAGATCGAGGCGACCGGCAGTGTGCTGCTGTTCCCCGGCGACGCGCAGGTCGGCAGCTGGCTTGCCTGGCACGACATGACGTGGACCGTCCGCCGCGACGGCCGGACGGAGACGGTGACGGCCGAGCAGCTGCTGAACAACACGGTGCTGTACAAGGTGAGCCACCACGGCAGCCACAACGCCACGCTGCGGGCGAAGGGGCTGGAGCTGATGACGCACCCGGAGCTGGTGGCGCTGATCCCGGAGAAGGAGAAGTCGTACAGCGGCATCCTCTACCAGCCGCTGGTGGACCGCCTGCGCGAGCAGTGCAAGGGGCGCGTGGTGGTGTCGGCCGACAAGGACTACCCGCCGGAGGCGATCGAGACGTCGCGGCCGCCGGAGCTGTCGAAGGCCGAGTGGGAGGCGTTCAAGAAGAACCTGACGGTCGGCAAGCTGTGGGTGGAGTACACGGTGCGGTAG